In the genome of Colwellia sp. PAMC 21821, the window TTTCGGTCCTGTGACTCGTGAACTTCGTAATGAAAAATTCATGAAAATTGTTTCACTTGCACCAGAAGTACTATAAGGAGTCACGATAATGGCATCTAAGATTCGTCGTGATGATGAAGTAATCGTACTTGCAGGCAAAGACAAGGGCAAAACTGGTAAAGTTACCAAAGTTCTTGTTGAAGACAGCAAAGTATTTGTTGAAGGTATTAACTTAATCAAGAAGCACACTAAGCCTGTACCACAGTTACAGCAGCCTGGTGGGATTGTTGAAAAAGAAGCACCTTTAAATGTATCCAACGTTGCGATTGTTAACCCAGCTACTGGCAAAGCAGATCGTGTTGGTTTTAGAGATGAAGACGGCAAAAAAGTTCGTTTCTTCAAATCTAACAACGAATTAATTTAATTGGAGTAAACGATGGCGAAACTGCATGATTTTTACAAAGATACAATTGTAGCCGAATTGCAAAAGCAATTTGACTATAAAAGTGTCATGCAAGTCCCTCGGATTGAAAAGATCACCCTTAACATGGGTGTTGGTGAAGCTATTGCTGATAAAAAAGTACTAGAGCACGCCACAAATGATCTTACTGCAATCTCAGGTCAAAAACCTGTCACGACAGTAGCACGCAAATCAGTTGCGGGCTTCAAAATTCGTGAAGGCTACCCTATTGGCACAAAAGTAACTCTACGTGGCGAACGTATGTGGGAATTTTTAGAGCGTTTAATCTCTATTTCTATTCCTCGTATCCGTGATTTCCGTGGCTTGAATCCTAAGTCATTCGATGGTCGTGGTAACTACAGCATGGGCGTACGTGAGCAAATCATTTTCCCTGAAATCGAGTACGATAAAATCGATAAAATTCGCGGAATGGATATCACTATCACTACAAGTGCGAAGGACAACGAAGAAGGCCATGCATTATTGGCTGCCTTTAACTTCCCATTTAAGAAGAAGGTGTAGAGTTATGGCTAAAACGTCAATGAAAGCTCGTGAAGCTAAAAGAACCAAGTTAGTTGCACAATATGCTGAAAAGCGTAGTGCACTAAAAGCTATCATCTCTGGTGTTGATTCTTCTGAAGAAGAACGTTGGGATGCAGTATTGAAACTTCAAAGTTTACCTCGTGATTCGAGCAGTAGTCGTCAACGTAACCGTTGTAACATTACTGGCCGTCCGCATGGTTTCTTACGTAAAT includes:
- the rpsN gene encoding 30S ribosomal protein S14, which codes for MAKTSMKAREAKRTKLVAQYAEKRSALKAIISGVDSSEEERWDAVLKLQSLPRDSSSSRQRNRCNITGRPHGFLRKFGLSRIKLRETMMRGEVPGLKKASW
- the rplX gene encoding 50S ribosomal protein L24, translated to MASKIRRDDEVIVLAGKDKGKTGKVTKVLVEDSKVFVEGINLIKKHTKPVPQLQQPGGIVEKEAPLNVSNVAIVNPATGKADRVGFRDEDGKKVRFFKSNNELI
- the rplE gene encoding 50S ribosomal protein L5, which translates into the protein MAKLHDFYKDTIVAELQKQFDYKSVMQVPRIEKITLNMGVGEAIADKKVLEHATNDLTAISGQKPVTTVARKSVAGFKIREGYPIGTKVTLRGERMWEFLERLISISIPRIRDFRGLNPKSFDGRGNYSMGVREQIIFPEIEYDKIDKIRGMDITITTSAKDNEEGHALLAAFNFPFKKKV